One Parashewanella spongiae genomic window, TATGAAGATACCTTGCTTTATTTTGTCTTGCGTTAAATTTTTTCTACTAGTAAGCCTTTTTTTTCTAACGGCTTGCCAACAAAGCGTTATTGAGTTTACTCCAGTATCCACACCACAAGTGCCCACATTTAAAGATAACGGTGATTTTCCAATTGTTAAACCTGATTGGTCTCTTGCTGATTTTAAAAGTACTCAGTTAAAAACGATGAGGTTTGGCGCAAAAGATGGGTTTAATAACGAATTGACGGTTCACTTTCGTACTCGAAAAAAATTGGATAAATGGAGGATTCAATTAGTTGGGATTAATCGAACTGAAGCCGTAAAACATGCTGATGTGCTTGCGAGAACAATGACAAGATACAGTAAATACTTATTGAATGAATCTCAGAGCATTTGTCGAGAGAGTTTGAGTGTGTCCGCCACATATCATAGCATCAGCATTAATATAAAATGTTTTGACTTAGAGTTGTCTGATATTCGTTTACTCAGCAGTTTTTGGAGTAAACAGGCGATTGATAATATTGATATCGACTCAGTACGACGAGGATTAAAGCTCAATACTAAGATTCAGTCGGTAACAGGAAGTGAGATTGATACAGCATTTCAAAAGCGACTTTTGGGTAAAGCTCACCCTTATCTTCAAGTCACAGGTGATAGTGATTTTTATGTAGACTTAAATAAACAAAAGGTCATCGAGTTGCAGCAAAAAACAGCTGAAAAACTTGAATGGCACTTGCTGGTAGAAACGCCTAAGCAATTATCACCTCAAGAATTATTAGAGCTCAGCCAAATAGCAAGTGATCAGTTACCATCGACTATAGAAAATCGAAAGTATGTCGCAAAAGAGATTACAGAGTCTTCACATTCAAAAACTATTTACTTATTAGATGCACCAGATAGTGTAGATATAAGAGTGCGTATTGGGTTTAATTTGAACAAACAAGTTGCAGGTGATAAACACCAGCTAAATGCTTTAGAGCAACTGAATGATCAAAAATCGAGATTTGCTTGTAATACCTTAAGTGCATTATTAGGAAGAGGATCTTTCGGCAGACTTTTTTATGATTTACGTTCAACGAGAGGCTTAACCTATGGAGCCTATGCATATTGTCGTGAACAACCACTATTACGCGCCTTAGTGCTTTATGGCAGTGCATCAATTGAACACAGTGGAGCATTTACCGAGGGCATGTTGGCACACCTTGCGCTTATTCAGAATGCAAAACCTGAAAAAGCTGAAGTTGAGTCATTAAAACTTTCTTTACTTGGTAAGATGTTAATTGCCGATGATCAACGAAAAGTTTTTGAAATCCAACAATTGTTTGAACCAAATTATTATGAAAATAAGCAGCAACACATGATGTGGTTGAGAACGTTAACCAGTGAAAAGATGGCGGAAATGGCGAACAAATACTTGCAGCAAGAACCTGTTGTGGTTTTGAGGGTGGATGCCGACGCCGTCATGAAAGATTTGCAAGAAAAATTGCCTGAATGGGACTTTGTAATCATCGAAGGGGATTAATTAGGGACGTGGCGGAAGAATGTATACCAATTTTATCGTCACTCCTGCGAACGCAGGAGTCCAGAGTCTTTGGTTAATTTGGGCACAAGTCGCTGGATACCTGCGTTCGCAGGTATGACAAATTAAGCGTTGAAATTTAAATTGGTATTATTTGAACTGCGACATCCCTTACTGTAATTGGTATCATTATCCTAAATAAATCGGTTGAACGCACAATTTAACTTTAATCTATTGAAGTTAAATACAAAATTAAACAACCCGAATTCCCCAATCAGGTGAATGCTGAACATTCATATACTTGCCAAAATCACCGCTAGCGGCGTTATAAATTTTGCAAGTAGAAACGAAGTTACGACAGTTTTGTATGTCGGTAACCACTACTTGCTGCTATTCATGCCTTGCTATCAGTAATTTTTTCTGCGTATATGACCGCTCCCAACCAATTTATTTAGGATTATGTCGGTGTTTTGGTTGCTAAATTACCCTTGAGTGACAAATATAGTAATGGCCCTATTGAAACAAAAACTAATGTTAACAAAGCAAACGGTATAAAATAACCAATTGACTTATTGTTTACTTTACAATCTTGATACATCCAAATTAAAGCTAAAAACGCCATAATATATAGATCAATTACCACTTGAGCCGTATCAGGACTAGAAATTAACTGATACCCAAAACTCAATAATGACTGTTCAGCTATGGACATTGTAAATGCTGTGTATCCTGAAAAAAGGATTAGCAAAATTATCGATGTAATTCGTAAACTCATTCCAAACTCCATTTGGCTGATTCGATGATATTGATTATTCGTTATATGTAAGGCTTATCGCTACGAATATAGCCACCTAAAAACTTTTATGAGAATGAAATAAAATCCTGCAACTAAAATAGATTGAACGAGCAAAAAAATATAATAAGGCATTGTGTTAAGCACAGGCTCTTCATAGCCAACAAAACTCAAAGAGAAGTATGCCAGCGCCAATGAAAAAAATGTCGTCACAAAAGTAGTTAACCAATTGTCATTTTTTGTTGAACCATTCATAACTTGTATATATCCAGCAGCATATAACGCCGCATTAAGCTTGCAAACATTCATTGGTTGGCTAAAGTTTAGAATCCAGTAACAAAAGCCAACCAGTTTTAGTCTTTGTGTTATAGCTCGGTAGACTTACTACTCTGATTTGTCGGCAATTTTTTGAAGGTTTTCATGAATTTTGAATAGTACTATCAATAATTCACACCATATTCTAGCACCTATAACACCAAAAATGATTATGCCTAATCCACTGATAAAACCACCACCAAATGAACTAAACATTGTTGTGAGGCCAGATATAACTGAGCCAATTAACATAATCCAGTATACAAAAGTAATAATTTTAGGTGTTAACATCGAATCGAAAAAAAGTATATCACGCATTTTATATCCTTATTTAAATTGAGATTTCCATATGGTTATTAAATTTTACTGTATGTCTAATGCCGCCTCAAGAGGCGTTTTTTAGCGCTTCCTCTTTTGCTTGCCCTGTTATATTTATTCAATCCAATCGGGGTTCGCTTTGCGCCACTCTATCCTTATTTGTTAAGTTTTGCCTTTTTTATTTCTGGGTGGGTTTAATTTTTTTATTAAGTAGGTTTCTAATGCCGCAGCCAAATAGTCTTGGTTTTTGTTGAAACCTATAGTTGCCAAAAATGCTACATCAGACCACTTTTTTTGAGCCTGGTATTCGTTTTCAGAACCGGGCTTTTTTTCAAGTACATGGCTTATCAGCCTATTGACTAAAGGGTGACTTGATTTTGAAATTCCTATACCAATGTAACTAAGGTGACCACATTTATTAAAAAGTGCAACCGCCATCCCTATGATACGGAATCGACCCTTCCCAACTCCATTTTGAATTCCAAGTCGGAGTAGAACCAAGTTTTTCATTACACCAATGGCGCTCAAAAAATACAGTTGTACACTTTTCTAGATCTGTAATTGAGCTCATTGTTTCGATTTTCAAATGCATAACGCCGCCTTGAGCTTGCTTATAGCCAACCAGTATTTGTCTGCTTGAACGGCTAGCTAGCTTTCGGACGAATAACAGACTTAGTAATGTCTCCAGTTAAATTACGACTATGAAAACTAAGTAGGTCTTTAAAATTAAATTCTGTTACTTCTAAAAGATCACTCGACTTCCATGAAACTTTATACTCTAAATTTTCAGGATGTCCGTCTAACCTAATTAATAGATCTTGGTTATCTTTATCATCTGAGTCTCTGACAACCACTTGTGTCTCCCAGTTGGTTGTAGCGCCACAATTTCTTATTAAAATTACAGCTTCTTTTTGCTGGTCAGGAGAAATAAACGATTCATATTCTGTGATTCCACAACTTTCAGAAATCATTATTAATGAAAAAATCCAAAATGGTGAGCCAAAAATAAGAGCACACCAAAAGATAGCTGCACCACTATTCCATAACCATTTTAAAATTGTAGACATACTAGACTCCATAACTGCTAGCTAACGCCCCATTAAGGAGCAAATATTGGTTGGCTAAAATTTTGGTACACAGTGACAAAAGCCAACGATTTTTTGTCATGCTTGAGCGACTTGTATGACATTGTGTTGATTTAACAGTAGTTTCTACTTTACCGATTTTTTAAACGAAGTAAACTGACACGGTACAAATGAATGTGAAATTTTGAGTGTTGCTGAAAAGTAAATCGAGCAAACGCAGTAAAAGGGCAGTTAGATCTTATTTCAGTGGTAACTGCCAATTTTCAACAAACAAAAAGTAAAGGCGACAACATTGAATTATATCAATTACAGTAATTAAATGCCCAACTCAGTGCCAAGCATGCGCAAAAATTACTTTACAAAATTTTCTTAGCGTAGCAATTTAATAGCGACAGTTTTGTATGTCGGTAATAACTATGTTTTCACCAATCTTGATTGTACTTTGAACACGTACAGCGTTCTGAGTAGATCATTTAATTAGTATTAATGAGCAAGTTATTATCTCTGCTCATTATTTTTATCTGTTATTTCGGAGAGTTTTTAATTTTTAAATTAAAGAACATGCCTATTATGATGAGTATTACACCCGCTATTTGTAGTGAGAAATCAATAATACTTTGTTCACTGATAGACAGTAGTACACCTGTAATCATCTGCCCACTTATTACAAATAATGCGGCTTTTAGCGCCTCAATGTGACTCAAAATATGGCTGTTTATTGCTACATATAAAGCACCTAAAATACCACCGGTTAAACTGAGTGCAGGGACATGTTGCCATGAATCGATAGAGAACAGAGATGAAACTGAAATTGAAGTAAATAAAAAGATAATTACCGTAAGTGTTGCAGCCCCTACCCAATGATTATGGAAAGATGCGCGAAAAGGGCCTTTATTTTGACTTAGCGAACCATTTATTGAGCGACATAAGCCAATAAGCAATCCATTAATGAGTGCAATTGAAATCATCCAACCCATTAAGATAACCTCGTATAAATAATCACAAAACTGCCTAAAAGAATTGGAACAATGCTAAACATCCCTTTCCAATTGATGGCTTTTTTTTCTATGCCAAACCAACCCAAATGATCGCATACTAATCCCCAAACTATCTGCCCAACTAACCCTAAAACTAATGTGCCAGCAAGTCCTAACTCGCTATTGATTGTAATTCCAGAAAGTACAACAATAAGTGCTCCAGGTATTCCGCCAGAATACGCCCACAAAGGAGTCTTTTGCTCTGTTGAGTGCTGTTGGTTCTGTTTGCGATTTTTGACTATAAATATCAGTCCAATTGATGCCAAAGCTCCAATAACGTGAGCAAACCACGATGCATGGATTGGCGAGGTCGCTTCAGCTAACTGTCCGTTGTACTGAATCATTACTGCTAGTATCGCTCCGCCAATTAGAGCTGTAACAAGGTGAATATCAAACTTAAATTTTGGCAACGCCATTATAAATCTCTTCCTGAGAAAAAGAGGGCGATGTTACGCGATTTTGTATTATTTGTAAGTATAGAAATTTAAAATTTCTTTGAATTATTACTCGACAGTCATTCAATGAGTTTTTGGTAATTTCGAAAGGATATAAATGTACAAACATTAGTTGATTTGAAAACTCTGACGCAATAAGTACTGAATATAATTCAGTGCCCGTACAGTTAGTCACTTATAAGATAAGCTATATATTTCAGAAGAATAACCCAAAAAGCTTATGTCCCTAACTTTGAACTCCAGTTTATCCACGCTTTCAGCTTTCTTACCAGAAGTTCATGATGAGCCCACAAAACCAGAATCAGTCCAAGCGAGTCAAAGCGTGAGCGAACCTAGTGAAATATTTGAAAGTATTGACAAGCTGAAAGCCAATGACCGAGTTAAATTAGCAAAAACAATTAGAGGCTCGCGATTTGAAACGGGTCTGGTGACGGATTATAAAATGAATGAAGAACTGGAGTTCTACATTACTAACATACCCGATGATGAATTTGAAACTTTGTTGCCGTTTTTAGAGGGTACAGAAACAGATGAAGAGATTCTTTTCGATGATGCTATTTGTTTTCAATTAATTAACCTTAAAGTGAATCACAAGCCAAAGTTTCTCTTTTCCCCCACATGTACTGAGTTGCCACTGGGTGCGGCGGAAAACGTTGAGGTGGTTGATTTTGAGCTGGATTCACCTAAAAGTGATTCTGATTTTGAAGGCTTCGAAACTTCAGAGTTAATTCGGCCTGATGCCCCACAAATTCTTCCAACTGAAGAACATACTATATCTACAAGTCAACCGATGGAGCAAGTTACTACTTTAGATTTAAGATGCTCTGAGAAAATGGATATATCGTCAGAATCTGATATCGTTGAAAAAGACTCTTGCCCACATACACTAAGCGTTACTGGCGCAACACTTCTCCCTAGCCCTTCATTGGAGGAATCAAAGCCCAATCATCAAAAACAACATCTTACTGAACCCTCTGTAAAAAAAGTAAAAAGAGTAAAAACACCTTCTTTAAGGAGTAAAAAAAAGCATCTCCCAAAGGCAAATTTAAAAACTCATCATCATAAAAAAAGAGTCTCTGATCCCTCTTTAGTAAAAGACTCCCAAAAGAAGAATGAAAAAAAGATAGCATCGAAGACAAAAGCAAGCAGAAAAGTCAGTCCAAGCGGATTACGATTAAAAGGCTTAGCAAAAACCATGTATGATTTAGATAAACCTCAATTTAAAAAGCAGTTTCCCAAAAGTATTTATGAGTTTGTCAATATGTACGGCAAAGACGCAACATATGAAGTTAATTCGCAGATAGAAAAGCAGAAAGGGCTGATACAACGAATCAATTTAGCTTGTAGCCTTCAGAGACGAACTTCTAGTCAGCTAGCTGAAATTGCGACAGGCAGTAGACAGTTCATTCAAGGCATGAAACCAGGGAATAGAAACGTATACAGAAATGTTCGGCTTCTGCAAATCGCTGCCATTGCGCATGAATTAAAAGTGCACCCAATATGGTTACTAAATGGCAACGGAGATATGTACCCTAAAGATGAAACGGTGCTTGGTGAATCTGAGGGGGCAATTAGACTTCAGGATATGCCCAGAGCGCGTGTTTGTCGGTATTTACGAACCCAAGCAGCGGAAGAACTGCCTGAGTCAGTCAGGAGCTTCATTACTCAATATTTGCCTGCTCTTTACCTTAATAAGAATGTTGATATTGATTTTGATCAATTTCTTAATAGATTAGACGAAAAGCTAAAAGAACATGATACAAGCTATAGGAAGGCAGGGTTTAAGATAGACCCAAGAAAACCTCATTTAGTTATCGCAATGAGAAAGGAACCAAGTAAAATTAGTTTGATTGATTTCTGTGCCTTATCAATCGCTTTAAAATGTAACCCATTTTGGTTAGCAGGAAAAACTGATGAGACTCAATACCATGATAAGCACTTCAAAAGCTTTTCAATTGAGGTAATGCAAACCATATTCGAACATTGTGTGTCTCCCATAGATCTGGCTATGTCAGGGTTTTCAATTGACAAAAAATCGTTTTGCCGCCCATTTGAAAGCTCTGCATTATCGGAAGCGAAATCTAGATTTATACAGCAGTTTTCTGGAATGGAGATACTTCCTCAAGCTCAATTGATCAACGGCCGCTATCGATATACTTCAAAAAAGCTTGCCCGCTCAGTTCAAAATTTTATTGATGCAGGTTTACCAACTTACACCTTTAATCGTCAACGCTATAAAGTTGTTTATACAAATATGCTAGACAGTATTAAGCAGGGAAATTCAATTACTCCATTGCAAGTGATAAGCTTATCGAATGCGATGCAATGTACGCCTGCTACTCTTTTATCGGGGAAATACCAACCTAAACCAAGCTATACTAGAGAAGGCTTTGACGCTACTGTAAATACAGTGCGCTATGAAAACACTCTTGCCGTTAGACTAATGAGAGCAGGGCTATTTTCGGAAACTGAATACTCAATAAGTATTAGGTCATTACTGGAATCTCGGCCTTGCCTCGATTTTATTGGACTTAAAGATGATTCAGAAAGAAAAGTGGTTTTAAACAGAATCGATTTTCGCAGTGCCACCCTAGGCTTAACCCGAGATCAAATTTTCAGAATGATATATAACAATCCAAATGTTCGCACATACGATTTTTTAAAAGTGAATATGAACTATGTTCAGCTGTGTGGTTTCGCTCATATCCTAGGAGTCCGTCCTCAGTGGCTGTTAGCAGGTGAAGAACAACAGTGTGATCCAGAACAAACACCCCATATGATTGAAATCACTGAACATGAGGAAGCTCACCATAACTTGTTAAAGCGATTGTCTAAAGAAGAGTTTGAGGACAGTAAAAAAGATCTGCCAACAGAGATATCAATGGAGTTGCAACAATATTACGGCGATCCATCATCTAAACAGCTGATGTTAAATGATGAGGAAGAACGCAATGCTATGTGTAACAGAATGAAGCGAGAGGCGTTAGCACAAAATGTTTCACTAAATTATCTAGGCATTTTTGTAACGGGCTTCGAAAAATCAGTTACAAATCTAGTATCAAAAAGATGCCGCTCAGTTGACCGCCTGGTTTTTACTGCTATTGCATATTCGTTAAACCTGTCGCCTCATTGGTTGAAAACCGGTAATGGTCAACAGTATTTAGAACCCAGTCAACCTTCACTCCTACAGAAAAAGCAAGTAGAGAAGCTAGAAGATATACCAGCAACGCCGCCAAAAGCTTATGAGATCATTGATTCAATAATTGCAGAAAAAAATGATACTAAGATAAGTGATAACTTGAAAACATTATTTTTTACATTTTGTAAAAATAAGTCTGTCATTTCGAACAATAGTCGCCAAGAAGGAAATCAGCTAAAGTTTAAAGATGAAAAGCAACGATTGAATTTTATCAAACGACTGGAGCTTGCGGCAAACGCTCAGGGGCTTGTTGGTGATGATCTTGCTAGAGGTTGTAACAAACCTGGCATTTTAACTAGACTCAAGCATAATAGTACTCGTAACAACGAGAGAAGCTTTGTCAGTTTTTACGAAATTGCTTGTCTATCTCTACTTATCGGCGTTAATCCTGACTGGCTAGCGACTGGAGAAGGGATCATTTCACTGCCGGAGCAAAAGCCTCTTCTAATACGATACCCTTCTTTTTGTAAGGTAACTGAAGCCAGCTCTAAACTTAATAAAGGGCTAAAGAAAAAAAGCCAAGAAAAACTGGAAAGTAACCCAAAAAGACATGCTGGCGAAAAAAGATCACATGAGAGTACAACAACTAGTGCATCGAAACGGAGTAAGCAAGAGCATGATATTCCATTAAACGTTTGAGTCTAAAATTAATGTAGATACAGTGTCTCAAATAGAGTTCGCAGAACTTAATGTATGCTGAAAACTCTCTCGAAAACAGGTGCGTTAACTTAACAAAGGATGGTTTTCTGGTAATTGACGGCTGATCCATAAGATCAATTTATGCTTCATATTTGGTCCATCTTCTTTATCTTTCGCAAGTGCTTGAACAAGCTTATCTTGCACTAATAACCGATAAATACATTCAACCTTATATTTTTCAGATACTCCTGTGTCGAATTTAGCAAAGCCACGTTTTACGGCGTAACCTTCGCCGATTTCCATAGCGAGTTTAAGAAGTTGAGCATCATGCTTTTTTTGCTTCATATTCGACCTTTCAATTTATTCCAATTCGCTATCAATAATGTCTTTTATAGAATGAGGATGCAACTTAATACATACATCTTTTTGCTTTAGCGCGATGGTCGGATTGGCTAATCTTTCATGTGTACCACGTGGACTGCTTAATTTAATTTTGATATCACTATTCGTTGAGTCAGTTAGCTTTAATGTGTTTTTCAGGTTAGGGATAATATCAACAACATCAGCGGTAAAGTGTTCACACTCTGCTGCGTTACTGGGGATCACTATTTCTATATGTTCCCAACCTTCTTGGGGATAGCGTTTTTGGCTAGGGTACGGGAGTTCTACACAAGGAATTATCATTCCACCAAGACTTAAAGGCTCATCGAGTTCGATAATTAAAATTGGGCGACCATTGATGATGTTTTCAGAAATAACAGTGCCTCTTTCCTCAAAAAAGTTTCGATATTCATCAGCCTTAGCCGTGGAGTTTGCTCTCAGGGCTACATGGTCGCACTCAAAAACGTGTTGTTCGATACCTAGGCGCTTAATGAAAGATTGAATTTTTGTTGAGAAGGTTAACCATTCAGTGGTTAATAGTGTTTCGGATTGATGCTTCATATTATAACGATGTCTTTAAATAAAGTGGAAAAGTTATGGCCAAAGTTCTATTGGGGTGCCTGTATCTACTAATTGCCAAATTTCATCCATTTCTGAGTTTGTAACGGCTATGCAGCCATTTGTCCAATTGTAGCGCTGTTGCTCACGAGGTGAAATTGTTGAGTTTGGACTTTGACCATGTATCATGATCTGTCCACCTGGAGATACGTTTAATGCATTAGCCGCTAGAATATCAGCGTCGTTAGGGTAGGAGATATGGATTGCGCGATAAAAGTCACTATCAGATTTTTTATAATCTAATATATAGCGGCCTTGTGGTGTACGCTCATCGCCTTCTTTTATTTTATGGTTTTTAGGGTAGTCACCCATCGCAATATGGTAACTTTTAATAACTTTACCTTTTTTGATAAGTTCAAGAGTTGCTTTACTTTTATAAACAATAACTAAATCAGCCTTAGCTAATACGTCAGCCAAGCTAGAGAAACTCGTAACAAGAAATAAGAAGCACATTGTTGTTAGAAAGATTTTCATTTTTTGAGAAAAATAATCTGCGATTTGTTATTTGAACTCATTATAATAGCTTAGGAAAGTTGCGGAAGAAAGTATACCGATGAGTTCTCGTCACTCCAGTTCAGGCTGGAAACGAAGTAACGACAGTTTTGTATGTCGGTAGTCAAGTGCCTTTGCTTTTTCTATAAAAGTCACTGGATACCACCCTTCGCTGACATGACAAAGATTGGTACTTTCAAAATCGCTAGATCCCTTATTCGTTGATTAAAGGTATATACCCACAATTAACGAAGATGCACAAGGCAGAGCACTTTAATTACTCATGGGTACATACATTATATGGCTGAGACTGATTTAAACGACACACCATTAAAGTTACGATTGAGAGCGGTGATTTTTGGTACGGATACACCAGCGGGTAGATACTTCGACATTACTTTAATTGTCAGTATTGTTATTAGCGTAATGCTTATTTTGCTGGACACTACTGGGTATATTCATCAAGAATATGGCGATCTAATTCAAATAGTAGAGTGGTTTTTTACTATTGTATTCACTGCCGAATACGTATTACGCCTTTATTGCAGTGCAAATTCTTGGTCTTATGCAAGAAGCTTTTATGGTGTAATCGATTTACTTTCCATTCTTCCTAGCTATTTAGTTTTTTTCTTCCCAAGTGCAAATTTCGCCCTTGTTATCCGTGTTTTCAGGCTATTTAGAATTTTTAGAGTGCTCAAGCTGTTGCGTTATCTCAGTGAAGGCAACATGCTACTTAGATCCATGTTGCAATCAGCAAGAAAGGTTTTTATTTTTTTCTTTTCTGTCAGCCTAGTTATTATGGTTCTTGGAGCGGTAATGTATGTCGTTGAGGGGCCAAGTAACGGTTTTACTTCAATACCTAAGTCTATTTATTGGACCATTGTTACTATTACCACCGTTGGTTATGGAGACATTACGCCTCAGACAAATTTAGGGCAGGGTATTGCGGCATTCACTATGCTTTTAGGTTATTCAATTATCGCAATTCCTACAGGAATTTTAACTGCTGAAATTTCACAAGAAATGACCAAGCAACGCGATTTACGCAGTTGCAGTAATTGTGCGAAAACCGGTCACCATTCAGACGCTCACTTCTGCTTAAATTGTGGAACAGAATTGCCTGACGAAATTTAAATTTTAAATTATCTCATCCGTTTTTATGAATACGGTATTTAGTTGTAAAAGGAAAATCATGCCTCAAGCTAAGTTTTTAACTGGCTCAATTATGCGTCACATTTGGGTGATGACTTCAACGGCCACAGTGGGTATATCAGCTTTATTTTTAGTTGATTTACTTGATATTTTTTATCTCAGTTTACTTGGAGAGCAAGAATTAGCGGCGGCGGTAGGTTATGCAGGTACCATTACATTCATGACCACGTCAATCGGTATTGGTTTAGCGATTGCTATGGGAGCTGTTGTATCTAAAGCTATTGGTGCTAAAGAAAAAGAACGCGCCAAAAGGCTATTACTGAATTCGACTGTAGTGACACTTATCACTGGCATCATCGTGGCCATCATTGTGTTTACCTTAATACCTACATTGTTAAGTTTAATTGGTGCAACGGGAAGAACCGCTGAGCTTGCGCAAAGTTACCTTTATATACTCGTCCCATCTATGCCGCTTATTTGTTTAGCTATGGCTTTTGGTGCTGCTTTGAGAGCAGTCGGAGATGCCAAATTATCGATGATGTCAACATTGGCTGGTGGTGGAGTTAACGCGGTATTAGATCCAATTTTGATTTTCAGTTTATCAATGGGCATAGAGGGAGCGGCGGTTGCTTCGGTTTTAGCTCGTGTTGCAGTGGTATTTATTGCTGCTCGCGGTGTGTTTAAAAAACATCAACTTGGCACACAGTTTAACTATCAGCACCTTAAAACTGATCTCAAGCCGATATTTGCCATAGCTGGGCCTGCTATGCTAACTAATGTCGCTACGCCAGCTGGCAATGCGGTAATGACGCGCGCAATTGCAGAATTTGGCGACTCATTTGTTGCTGGGTGGGCTGTTTTAGGAAGAATAGTACCAGTTGCCTTTGCGATAATTTTTGCCTTATCTGGAGCGATTGGGCCAATTGTCGGGCAAAACTTTGGGGCTAAAAAATACGATCGAGTAAAACAAGCCCTTACGAATGCACTTCAATTTACGCTCGCTTATGTAATTGGAATGTCGTTGCTGATTATTTTACTTCAAGATTACATTATTTCAGTTTTTGATTTAACTGGAGATGGCGCTAAATTGGTGGTGTTTTACTGTAAATACATCGCAGTGTTTTTTGTATTTGGTGGTGCTTTATTTGTCGCCAACGCCTGTTTCAACAATCTTGGTAAAGCCAAGTACTCAAGCTTTTTTAATATAGGTAAAGCAACATTAGGCACTATTCCTTTCGTTTATTTCGGAGCTCTCTGGGGTGGAGTGTACGGCGTATTAATTGGTCAGGTTATTGGTAGTGTGATTTTTGGGGTACTGGGAGTTATGGTTGCTTATCGATTAATTGATAATGTACATCAAAGAGAAATGGAAAATAAGAAAGATCAAGAAGAGGATGATTTTGAAAGTCTCACTCCACCAGCGAGTAGTCCATTGTCATCATCCTGCTCTCAAATGGCTTCTTTAAATAAAGACACATCGAGTGAATAAATGAAAACTTTATTCAGCTGCACTTTCTTCTGAAGGTGCAGTTGGTTCATTTTGTGCCTCAGTAGCTGCCATTTCAGCTTCAAGTTTTGCGCGGTCAGCTTTCGAAATATACTTAGATTTACTGTGGTGAACCGTAGTGTTACCACTCTTCACTTTATTTAATTTTGCTTTTGCACGTTTGGCAACCAGTTTGGTTGATTTTTGGCGTCTATTCATTTTATTTCTCAAGCTCTAATTGTGCAATTTTTAAAATTGCGACAATTTCTTCGGTTGTTTTAAATATTCGTAACTCTCTAAACAGCTCTTTAGCCTCAGGGTAT contains:
- a CDS encoding MATE family efflux transporter, producing the protein MPQAKFLTGSIMRHIWVMTSTATVGISALFLVDLLDIFYLSLLGEQELAAAVGYAGTITFMTTSIGIGLAIAMGAVVSKAIGAKEKERAKRLLLNSTVVTLITGIIVAIIVFTLIPTLLSLIGATGRTAELAQSYLYILVPSMPLICLAMAFGAALRAVGDAKLSMMSTLAGGGVNAVLDPILIFSLSMGIEGAAVASVLARVAVVFIAARGVFKKHQLGTQFNYQHLKTDLKPIFAIAGPAMLTNVATPAGNAVMTRAIAEFGDSFVAGWAVLGRIVPVAFAIIFALSGAIGPIVGQNFGAKKYDRVKQALTNALQFTLAYVIGMSLLIILLQDYIISVFDLTGDGAKLVVFYCKYIAVFFVFGGALFVANACFNNLGKAKYSSFFNIGKATLGTIPFVYFGALWGGVYGVLIGQVIGSVIFGVLGVMVAYRLIDNVHQREMENKKDQEEDDFESLTPPASSPLSSSCSQMASLNKDTSSE
- a CDS encoding DUF2986 domain-containing protein; this translates as MNRRQKSTKLVAKRAKAKLNKVKSGNTTVHHSKSKYISKADRAKLEAEMAATEAQNEPTAPSEESAAE